Proteins encoded within one genomic window of [Enterobacter] lignolyticus SCF1:
- a CDS encoding DUF692 domain-containing protein, which translates to MHQRRVREIAQDSAGIGLRNEHIPRLLQQPKRQDIDFLELAPDNWMNIGGAKKEYLADIRKKYPLICHSLSLSIGDVCPLNETYINDIRRFLDEYRIDIYSDHLCFSRDPQGYFYDLLPIPTFADALPYLTQRIDRVQNLLGRQLVLENISSYHRYTGEIPEAEFWGELLQRSGCGMLLDINNVYVNAFNHNFDALDYIRSIPGNSIVYYHIAGHLEDEEFRLDTHGMPVLEDVMKLAKQTFYLHGARPLLLERDNNVPPLDDLCEELAGIRASIA; encoded by the coding sequence ATGCACCAGCGGCGTGTGCGGGAAATAGCCCAGGATAGTGCCGGTATCGGGCTGCGTAATGAACATATCCCGCGACTGTTACAGCAACCAAAACGTCAGGATATCGATTTTCTCGAGCTGGCTCCCGATAACTGGATGAATATAGGGGGCGCCAAAAAGGAATATTTAGCGGACATAAGAAAAAAGTATCCTTTAATTTGCCACAGCCTGAGTTTGTCAATCGGTGATGTGTGCCCGTTAAACGAAACGTACATTAATGATATCCGTCGTTTTCTGGATGAGTACCGTATCGATATTTACAGCGATCATCTCTGCTTTTCCCGGGACCCGCAGGGATATTTTTACGATTTACTGCCAATACCGACGTTTGCCGATGCGCTGCCCTATCTGACGCAGAGGATCGATCGCGTGCAGAACCTGCTGGGCCGTCAGCTGGTTCTGGAAAATATTTCCTCTTATCACCGCTATACGGGTGAGATACCGGAGGCGGAATTCTGGGGTGAACTATTGCAGCGTAGCGGCTGCGGCATGTTACTGGATATTAATAATGTCTACGTAAATGCCTTTAATCACAATTTTGATGCGCTTGATTATATTCGCAGCATTCCAGGTAACTCGATTGTGTATTACCACATCGCCGGTCATTTAGAAGATGAGGAGTTCCGGCTTGATACACACGGTATGCCAGTGCTGGAAGATGTGATGAAACTTGCAAAGCAGACGTTTTACCTTCACGGCGCCAGGCCGCTACTGCTGGAGCGTGATAACAACGTGCCGCCTCTGGATGACCTCTGTGAGGAACTGGCCGGCATCCGGGCATCTATTGCGTAA
- a CDS encoding cytochrome b translates to MNNTFTRGQICFHWLVFLLVVVTYAAMELKGFAAKGTPARETMALIHYTAGLSVLVLMVIRIGLKIANRDPDIIPTPPRWQIVASKALHGVLYLMFLALPVLGVLTLYFGQVQWSFFSLPMPVDPVGHPELKQNMKDIHELIANAGYFIVGAHAAAALFHHYVMRDNTLFRMLPWKKLQK, encoded by the coding sequence ATGAACAACACGTTTACGCGTGGCCAAATCTGCTTTCACTGGCTGGTATTTCTGCTGGTCGTGGTGACCTACGCCGCCATGGAGCTAAAAGGTTTTGCCGCCAAAGGTACGCCAGCCCGGGAGACCATGGCGTTAATCCACTATACGGCAGGCCTGAGCGTTCTGGTTTTGATGGTGATTCGCATCGGCCTTAAGATAGCTAACCGCGACCCGGATATCATCCCGACGCCGCCGCGCTGGCAAATCGTGGCGTCGAAAGCGCTGCACGGCGTGCTGTATCTGATGTTCCTCGCGCTGCCGGTGCTTGGCGTGCTGACGCTTTATTTCGGTCAGGTGCAGTGGTCCTTCTTTTCCCTGCCGATGCCCGTCGACCCGGTAGGCCATCCTGAACTGAAGCAAAACATGAAGGATATCCACGAGCTTATTGCTAACGCGGGCTATTTTATTGTCGGCGCACATGCCGCCGCCGCGCTGTTCCACCACTACGTGATGCGCGATAACACACTATTCCGTATGCTGCCGTGGAAAAAACTGCAGAAATAA
- the nlpA gene encoding lipoprotein NlpA, whose protein sequence is MNKMIARFRPAAALLLAGLLLAGCDPQSSDSKHIKVGVINGAEQDVAEVAKKVAKEKYGLDVELVGFSGSLLPNDATNAGELDANVFQHRPFLEQDNKAHNYQLVAVGNTFVFPMAGYSRKIKAVSELKDGATIAIPNDPTNLGRALLLLQKEKLITLKPGKGLLPTSLDISDNPHKLNIMEMEGAQLPRVLDDPKVDVAIISTTYIQQIGLSPVHDSVFIEDKNSPYVNIIVTRENNKDAENVKAFIQSYQSPEVAKAAETLFNGGAVPGW, encoded by the coding sequence ATGAACAAGATGATAGCGCGTTTTCGTCCCGCGGCGGCGCTGCTGCTGGCAGGCCTGCTTCTGGCGGGGTGCGACCCGCAGAGCAGCGACAGTAAACACATCAAGGTGGGCGTGATTAACGGCGCCGAGCAGGATGTGGCCGAGGTGGCGAAGAAGGTGGCGAAAGAGAAGTACGGTCTCGACGTCGAACTGGTGGGTTTTAGCGGCTCCCTGCTGCCGAACGACGCGACCAACGCCGGCGAGCTGGACGCCAACGTATTCCAGCATCGCCCGTTTCTGGAGCAGGATAACAAAGCGCACAACTATCAGCTGGTCGCGGTCGGCAACACCTTTGTCTTCCCGATGGCCGGCTACTCCCGCAAGATTAAAGCGGTGTCGGAGCTGAAAGACGGCGCGACCATCGCCATTCCCAACGACCCGACCAACCTCGGACGCGCGCTGCTGCTGCTGCAAAAAGAGAAGCTGATTACCCTTAAGCCGGGGAAAGGGCTGCTGCCGACGTCGCTGGATATCAGCGACAACCCGCACAAGCTGAACATCATGGAGATGGAGGGCGCGCAGCTGCCCCGCGTGCTGGACGACCCGAAGGTCGATGTGGCGATCATCAGCACCACCTATATCCAGCAGATTGGCCTGTCGCCGGTGCATGACAGCGTGTTTATTGAAGACAAAAACTCGCCGTACGTGAACATCATCGTGACCCGCGAAAACAACAAAGACGCGGAAAACGTGAAGGCGTTTATCCAGTCGTATCAGTCGCCTGAAGTCGCAAAAGCGGCGGAAACGCTGTTTAACGGCGGAGCGGTGCCGGGATGGTGA
- a CDS encoding LysR family transcriptional regulator: MNSIFTEENLLTFVTAARYASFSKAAAELDLTTSAVSYTIKRIETYLDVVLFVRSTRSIELTESGHYFYRKATDLLNDFHAIKRGVDTISQGIEVKLRICINQLLYTPRHTAKLLQILKKQFPTCLITITTEVYNGVWESIINNHANIAIGAPGTLPDGGGIDYTEIGAIRWEFAIAPTHPLAFMPEPISESQLRLYPNIMVEDTALTLNKKVGWLLHGQEAILVPDFNTKCYCQILGEGVGFLPDYLVRDAKESGLLVTRQINNPRQDSLMMLAAQHTATGQVTQWIKKQFAEGGVLTEIYQDLLHQN, encoded by the coding sequence ATGAACTCTATTTTTACGGAAGAAAATCTTCTGACGTTTGTCACCGCCGCTCGCTACGCCAGCTTTAGCAAAGCGGCAGCAGAGCTGGATCTGACAACATCCGCCGTCAGCTACACCATCAAAAGAATAGAAACCTACCTTGATGTCGTACTGTTTGTGCGCAGCACGCGCAGTATTGAACTCACCGAATCAGGCCACTATTTCTATCGCAAGGCGACCGACCTGCTTAACGACTTCCACGCCATCAAACGGGGTGTCGACACTATCTCGCAAGGGATTGAGGTGAAGCTGCGCATCTGCATCAATCAGCTGCTTTACACCCCTCGCCACACCGCAAAGCTGCTACAAATTCTGAAGAAACAGTTCCCCACCTGCCTGATTACCATCACCACTGAGGTCTACAACGGCGTATGGGAATCGATAATTAACAACCACGCCAACATCGCCATCGGCGCGCCAGGCACGCTGCCCGACGGCGGCGGCATCGACTATACCGAAATTGGCGCGATCCGCTGGGAATTCGCCATCGCTCCCACTCACCCGCTGGCTTTTATGCCGGAACCCATTTCAGAGAGCCAGCTACGCCTGTACCCCAATATCATGGTGGAAGATACCGCGCTCACGCTCAATAAAAAGGTCGGTTGGCTGCTGCACGGCCAGGAGGCCATTCTGGTACCTGATTTTAATACCAAATGCTATTGCCAGATTCTGGGCGAGGGGGTGGGTTTTTTACCCGATTACCTGGTGCGCGACGCTAAAGAAAGCGGCCTGCTGGTAACCCGGCAGATAAATAATCCGCGTCAGGACTCACTCATGATGCTCGCCGCGCAGCATACCGCTACAGGACAGGTCACACAGTGGATTAAAAAGCAGTTTGCAGAAGGAGGGGTGTTGACCGAGATTTATCAGGACCTGCTGCACCAGAATTAA
- a CDS encoding cation diffusion facilitator family transporter, with protein MIHNENKHNENEYHNRSLAARKSTLVSVVVNIFLSCFQVLLGIFSGSQGLIADGMHSFSDLVADFVVLTANKKSRKPSDDDHHYGHGRYENGASLIIGAILFLVGAGMIWSAGGKLLHPETIANVHIIALWVALLALTAKELLFRYMLAVARRIQSSLLIANAWHARSDAASSVVVAIGIFGNLLGYPWLDPVAALVVGVLIARMGYHFSADALHDLMDRSADADVEAAIKTTILAIPGVAGLHDLKTRKTGDLILVDVHIEVDGELSVREGHDIAVAVREAVMENKNVLDVMTHIDPYQGTGMPVC; from the coding sequence ATGATTCATAATGAAAATAAGCACAATGAGAACGAATATCATAATCGTTCATTGGCTGCGAGAAAAAGCACGCTGGTGAGCGTGGTAGTGAATATATTTCTGTCCTGTTTTCAGGTTCTGTTGGGGATATTTTCCGGCTCGCAGGGGCTCATAGCCGATGGTATGCATTCGTTTTCCGATTTAGTAGCTGATTTTGTCGTGCTGACCGCCAATAAAAAAAGCCGCAAACCGTCTGATGACGACCACCACTATGGTCACGGACGCTATGAGAACGGGGCATCGTTAATTATTGGCGCGATACTGTTCCTGGTCGGGGCGGGTATGATTTGGTCCGCCGGCGGCAAGCTTCTGCACCCCGAGACGATTGCGAACGTGCACATCATCGCGCTGTGGGTGGCGCTGCTTGCGCTGACGGCGAAAGAGCTGCTGTTCCGCTACATGCTGGCGGTGGCGAGACGTATTCAGTCGTCGCTGCTGATTGCCAATGCCTGGCACGCGCGTTCGGATGCGGCGTCGTCGGTCGTGGTGGCCATCGGGATTTTCGGCAACCTGCTCGGCTACCCGTGGCTCGACCCGGTGGCGGCGCTGGTGGTCGGCGTGCTCATCGCCCGTATGGGCTATCACTTTTCCGCCGATGCGCTCCATGACCTGATGGACCGCTCGGCCGATGCCGACGTGGAAGCGGCGATCAAAACCACCATCCTCGCCATCCCCGGCGTCGCCGGGCTGCACGACCTGAAAACCCGCAAAACGGGTGACCTGATCCTGGTGGATGTACATATCGAGGTCGACGGCGAGCTTTCCGTGCGCGAAGGGCATGATATTGCCGTAGCGGTGCGCGAGGCGGTAATGGAAAATAAAAACGTGCTGGACGTGATGACCCACATCGATCCGTATCAGGGGACAGGTATGCCCGTTTGCTGA
- a CDS encoding membrane protein, protein MLSTVKTPSTFSLNKVPEVTLLFWLIKMMSTTVGETAADFLNMNMGWGLTNTSLFTGLLFVVVLFFQMRSDRYIPVLYWSTVLLISVFGTLVTDNLTDHFGVPLALSTSVFAVLLMIVFGVWYSKEGTLSIHSIITPKREGFYWLAILITFSLGTAAGDWAAEGLDLGYLNAATMFGTMILMTTISYYALRADGVLCFWIVYILTRPFGASCGDLLSQPSANGGMGLGTTGTSVLFLLAIVSLIGYLTYRVKIEALEAESR, encoded by the coding sequence ATGCTTTCGACAGTAAAAACCCCCTCGACCTTTTCGCTGAACAAGGTGCCCGAAGTCACGCTCCTGTTCTGGTTGATTAAAATGATGTCCACCACCGTGGGCGAAACCGCCGCCGACTTCCTGAACATGAATATGGGTTGGGGGCTGACCAACACCTCGCTGTTTACCGGGCTGCTGTTCGTGGTGGTGCTGTTCTTCCAGATGCGCTCCGACCGCTATATTCCGGTGCTGTACTGGTCAACGGTGCTGCTCATCAGCGTTTTCGGCACCCTGGTCACCGATAACCTGACGGACCATTTCGGCGTGCCGCTGGCGCTCTCCACCAGCGTCTTCGCGGTGCTGCTGATGATTGTTTTCGGCGTCTGGTATTCGAAAGAGGGAACGCTATCTATCCATAGCATCATCACTCCGAAACGCGAGGGGTTTTACTGGCTCGCGATTCTTATCACCTTCTCGCTGGGTACGGCGGCGGGCGACTGGGCGGCAGAGGGGCTGGATCTCGGCTATCTCAACGCCGCAACGATGTTCGGTACCATGATTCTGATGACGACGATCAGCTACTATGCGCTGCGCGCCGACGGCGTGCTGTGCTTCTGGATAGTGTATATCCTGACCCGTCCGTTTGGCGCCTCCTGCGGCGATCTGCTGTCGCAACCTTCGGCCAACGGCGGTATGGGGCTTGGCACCACCGGCACCAGCGTGCTGTTCCTGCTGGCGATCGTCAGTCTGATTGGCTACCTCACCTATCGGGTAAAAATCGAGGCGCTGGAAGCAGAATCCCGTTGA
- a CDS encoding response regulator transcription factor, with translation MRILLVEDDPMVGEVLESSLKDASYAVDWVKNGDDALAGFAAQPYDVVLLDLGLPGKDGFTVLDGLRRKDAAVPVLILTARDALADRLKGLDGGADDYILKPFEMSELLARIRAVTRRSSGSRTPVMNNGIMTLDPATHEVCLLASGERFLLSNREYALLAALMLRPGGILSRRDLEDSIYGWGEEVESNAIEFLIHALRKKLGREAIKNIRGVGWQVSKSG, from the coding sequence ATGAGAATACTGCTGGTTGAAGACGATCCGATGGTCGGCGAGGTGCTGGAAAGCTCGCTGAAAGATGCCTCCTATGCCGTAGACTGGGTGAAAAACGGCGACGACGCCCTTGCCGGGTTCGCCGCGCAGCCTTACGACGTGGTGCTGCTCGACCTCGGTTTACCGGGCAAGGACGGGTTTACGGTGCTCGACGGGCTGCGGCGAAAAGACGCCGCAGTACCGGTACTGATTCTGACCGCCCGCGACGCCCTCGCCGACCGTCTTAAAGGGCTCGACGGCGGGGCGGATGATTACATCCTCAAACCCTTTGAAATGAGCGAGCTGCTGGCCCGTATCCGGGCGGTAACCCGCCGCAGCAGCGGCAGCAGGACGCCGGTGATGAACAACGGCATCATGACCCTGGATCCGGCGACGCATGAAGTTTGCCTGCTTGCCAGCGGAGAGCGGTTTTTACTCTCCAACCGGGAATACGCCCTGCTCGCCGCGCTGATGCTGCGCCCGGGCGGGATCCTCTCCCGCCGCGATCTGGAAGACAGCATCTACGGCTGGGGCGAAGAGGTGGAGAGCAACGCCATCGAGTTTCTGATCCATGCCCTGCGTAAAAAACTTGGCCGCGAGGCGATTAAAAACATCAGGGGAGTCGGATGGCAGGTCTCAAAAAGCGGATAA
- a CDS encoding sensor histidine kinase codes for MAGLKKRITNSVQLRLSAVLCIAIFATALASGGFAFYFALDEAHELQDNTLDQVAWVIKYTPGTDAERNKMGQRLEGDNDAQIFVEYITADGKHTGDSNIAFHLRPPLREGFQDIVTPGGAYRVLVHPLTPQMWVAIGQPTDVRNEIAFDSAIRTLIPFALLLPILLLVTTDLIKKAFRPVIRLADDVHRRDEQDLTPLAEHTVPDEIRPFVNGINKLLSKVDGAMQTQQRFIADAAHELRTPLTALSLQAERLAGSEMSPEAQSRLDALRQGLKRAHHLLEQLLALAREQQTPSGQVRETVAVDAVFRQVIETLLPLAMDKNIDIGVAEPLPANAQIVTDKNTLYTALKNLVENAIRYVPENGQVDLRLTLSGRCAVIEVEDNGPGIDENKRERVFDAFYRLEGATQPGSGLGLSIVKTCVHRLGGTITLHQAAHFATGLQARITLPVAPGERLT; via the coding sequence ATGGCAGGTCTCAAAAAGCGGATAACCAACTCGGTACAGCTGCGCTTATCGGCGGTGCTGTGTATCGCCATTTTCGCCACCGCGCTGGCCAGCGGCGGGTTCGCCTTCTATTTTGCCCTTGATGAAGCCCACGAGCTACAGGACAACACCCTCGATCAGGTGGCCTGGGTAATCAAATACACCCCCGGCACCGACGCCGAACGCAACAAAATGGGCCAGCGTCTGGAAGGCGATAACGACGCCCAAATCTTCGTCGAGTACATCACCGCTGACGGCAAACATACCGGTGATTCCAACATTGCCTTTCATCTGCGTCCGCCGCTGCGGGAAGGTTTTCAGGATATCGTCACCCCCGGGGGCGCGTACCGCGTGCTTGTTCATCCGCTGACGCCGCAGATGTGGGTGGCTATCGGTCAGCCGACGGACGTGCGCAATGAAATCGCCTTTGACAGCGCCATCCGCACGCTGATCCCGTTCGCCCTGCTGCTGCCCATCCTGCTGCTGGTCACCACCGACCTGATTAAAAAAGCCTTTCGCCCGGTGATTCGCCTCGCCGACGACGTGCATCGCCGCGACGAGCAGGATTTAACGCCGCTGGCGGAGCACACCGTGCCGGATGAGATTCGCCCGTTCGTGAACGGCATCAATAAGCTGCTTAGCAAAGTGGACGGCGCGATGCAGACCCAGCAGCGCTTTATCGCCGATGCGGCCCACGAGCTGCGCACGCCGCTTACCGCGCTGTCGCTGCAGGCAGAGCGGCTGGCCGGGTCGGAGATGTCCCCTGAAGCGCAGTCGCGGCTGGACGCGCTGCGTCAGGGCCTAAAACGCGCGCACCACCTGCTGGAGCAGTTGCTGGCGCTCGCCCGGGAGCAGCAGACGCCGTCCGGACAGGTCAGAGAAACGGTGGCGGTCGATGCGGTATTCAGGCAGGTGATTGAAACCCTGCTGCCGCTGGCGATGGATAAAAACATTGATATCGGCGTCGCTGAGCCGCTACCGGCCAACGCGCAGATCGTGACCGACAAAAACACCCTCTATACGGCGCTGAAAAACCTGGTGGAAAACGCCATCCGCTACGTACCGGAAAATGGCCAGGTCGACCTGCGGCTGACGTTGAGCGGGCGCTGTGCGGTCATTGAGGTTGAAGATAATGGTCCGGGAATCGACGAAAACAAGCGCGAGCGGGTGTTTGACGCGTTTTACCGGCTGGAAGGCGCCACCCAGCCCGGCTCAGGGCTCGGGTTATCCATCGTGAAGACCTGCGTGCACCGCCTCGGCGGCACCATCACCCTGCATCAGGCGGCGCATTTCGCTACCGGGCTACAGGCAAGGATTACCCTGCCTGTGGCGCCCGGGGAACGGTTAACATAA
- a CDS encoding DoxX family protein, producing the protein MLTKLISRYTLVISSVMKADFIALLLIRLYLIPVIFAGAHAKVLGFSGTVAWFAQPTAEGGLGLPFPWLLAFLATSTEVLGLICITLGLFTRIIAIPMIVVMSVASLMVHWSHGWLAIASNTMESSQRMTAFLQWLIENFPGRYNYITQLGDPVILNNGIEFSATYFIMLLVLLVYGGGRYVSADYWLKKITPAWRSQ; encoded by the coding sequence ATGCTGACCAAATTGATCTCACGTTACACGCTGGTGATATCCAGCGTTATGAAAGCAGATTTCATTGCATTATTACTTATTCGTCTCTATTTAATTCCTGTTATTTTCGCAGGGGCGCATGCAAAGGTGCTGGGATTCAGTGGTACCGTCGCCTGGTTTGCACAACCTACCGCCGAAGGCGGCCTCGGCCTGCCGTTTCCCTGGCTGTTGGCATTTCTGGCCACGTCAACTGAAGTGCTGGGCCTGATCTGTATCACGCTGGGTCTATTTACCCGCATTATAGCAATCCCGATGATTGTCGTAATGAGCGTCGCCAGTCTGATGGTTCACTGGTCCCATGGCTGGCTGGCCATTGCCAGCAACACCATGGAATCCAGCCAGCGTATGACGGCCTTCCTGCAGTGGCTGATTGAAAATTTCCCGGGTCGTTACAATTACATCACCCAGCTGGGCGACCCGGTTATTTTGAACAATGGCATCGAATTCTCAGCCACCTATTTCATCATGTTGTTGGTTCTGCTGGTTTACGGTGGAGGACGATATGTCAGCGCGGACTACTGGCTAAAAAAGATAACGCCAGCGTGGCGAAGCCAATAA
- a CDS encoding putative DNA-binding domain-containing protein — translation MSLSPAVPASLAAAQAEFSARLRASGAADKSCTRGMTLYRNIIRENISDVLQNVFPLFCCKRDRSAVYQLVDRFVNQHHSTQPEFHQIATELLLFVREKEPLSPYDLALVEYEWLLYAVEIDDSEVPFPQPIRQKPARLHNVDVIPNPTLRIIALPFWLKEGEPCDEEIPLHNYYAVYRKHNNEIYQKRLHLTDVHLLSGLNNQTTAVSLEQLQTQVACSFSTLPLHVWLEANNNDELLSLKYRG, via the coding sequence GTGAGTCTATCACCTGCAGTCCCTGCGTCACTGGCCGCCGCACAGGCCGAGTTTTCAGCCCGGCTTCGTGCCAGTGGCGCTGCGGATAAATCCTGTACCCGCGGCATGACGCTGTACCGAAACATCATCAGGGAAAATATCAGCGACGTATTGCAGAATGTTTTCCCGCTGTTTTGCTGCAAACGGGATAGGTCCGCCGTTTATCAACTGGTCGACCGGTTTGTGAATCAGCATCACTCCACTCAGCCTGAGTTTCATCAGATAGCGACGGAGCTGTTACTTTTCGTGCGTGAGAAAGAGCCGTTATCCCCGTATGACCTGGCATTGGTAGAATATGAGTGGCTTCTCTACGCGGTTGAAATTGATGATAGTGAGGTTCCTTTTCCACAGCCAATAAGACAAAAACCCGCTCGTTTGCATAATGTCGATGTGATACCTAACCCGACGCTGAGGATAATCGCCTTACCATTCTGGCTAAAAGAAGGAGAACCCTGTGATGAGGAGATACCGCTTCACAATTATTATGCGGTCTACCGTAAGCACAATAATGAAATTTATCAGAAAAGACTCCATCTGACCGATGTTCATTTGCTATCGGGGTTGAATAATCAGACGACGGCGGTAAGCCTGGAACAATTGCAGACGCAGGTGGCATGCAGTTTCTCCACATTACCTTTGCATGTATGGCTGGAAGCCAACAATAACGATGAGCTGTTGTCATTAAAGTACAGGGGATAA
- a CDS encoding MBL fold metallo-hydrolase: protein MKMRFNRAMLLSFSLVFSASTLADGLQCKNKEFTLQTLGTGGPITDDQRASSGEVIWLNGKSAILIDAGGGIFLRFGQSGARLENLKLIGITHFHTDHVSDLAAILKGGYFLQQKEVIDLAGPMGGGAFPSMTQYFHDLFKKEGGAYSYLNGLYNATDGLQLESRVKDIDYTAKEPQLVYQDPEMKVTALGIPHGDVPCLAFRIETAKGTMVISADQNGSNEAFVNFAKGADILVMPLAIDEHADTASKFLHAEPEAVGKIAAEINPKVLVLNHFMGKGLRLKDQSVNIVKQYYHGKVYSSRDLSCFPISLASEQE, encoded by the coding sequence ATGAAAATGCGCTTCAATAGGGCAATGCTGCTGTCATTTTCACTGGTTTTTTCGGCCAGTACACTGGCTGACGGCCTCCAGTGCAAAAACAAAGAGTTCACCCTGCAAACCCTCGGTACCGGTGGACCTATCACCGATGACCAGCGGGCATCCTCCGGAGAGGTCATCTGGCTGAATGGCAAATCCGCCATTCTGATTGATGCCGGCGGCGGAATTTTCCTGCGCTTTGGCCAGTCTGGCGCCCGGCTGGAAAATCTCAAACTCATCGGCATTACCCACTTCCACACCGATCATGTCTCTGACCTGGCCGCAATCCTTAAAGGCGGTTATTTTCTGCAGCAGAAAGAGGTGATTGACCTTGCCGGACCGATGGGCGGCGGCGCATTCCCGTCCATGACGCAATATTTCCATGACCTGTTTAAAAAAGAAGGCGGCGCATATTCCTATCTGAATGGTCTGTATAACGCCACCGATGGGTTACAGCTGGAAAGCCGCGTTAAGGATATTGATTACACCGCCAAAGAACCGCAGTTGGTTTATCAGGATCCGGAAATGAAGGTCACCGCATTAGGGATCCCGCACGGAGATGTCCCTTGCCTTGCGTTTCGTATCGAAACCGCTAAGGGTACGATGGTGATCTCCGCTGACCAAAATGGCAGCAATGAAGCCTTCGTCAATTTTGCGAAAGGCGCTGACATTCTGGTAATGCCATTAGCGATTGATGAACACGCCGATACCGCATCGAAATTCCTGCACGCCGAACCTGAAGCGGTGGGAAAAATTGCTGCCGAAATCAATCCGAAGGTACTGGTGCTGAACCACTTCATGGGCAAAGGTCTGCGTCTGAAAGACCAGTCCGTCAATATCGTCAAGCAGTACTACCACGGGAAGGTCTATTCCAGCCGTGACCTCTCCTGTTTCCCGATTTCATTAGCCAGTGAGCAGGAATAA